In Duganella zoogloeoides, a single genomic region encodes these proteins:
- a CDS encoding lysophospholipid acyltransferase family protein, whose translation MSIYGLLSRPLLIGLVRLLVGAMSMWKGCAPVPRQRIYFANHTSHLDTVALWSALPSELREQTRPVAARDYWDATALRRYIALRVLNAILIDRQRSDPAHDPLAPLIEGLEQGDSILIFPEGTRGEQRLPAPFKSGLYRLASRFPDVELVPVYLENLHRSMPKGRYLPVPITCSVWFGKPISLQAGETREDFLARARESIVELA comes from the coding sequence ATGAGCATTTACGGCCTGTTGTCGCGCCCGCTGCTGATCGGCCTGGTCCGGCTGCTGGTGGGCGCCATGAGCATGTGGAAGGGCTGCGCCCCGGTGCCGCGCCAGCGCATCTATTTTGCCAACCATACCAGCCACCTCGACACCGTCGCCCTGTGGTCGGCGCTGCCCTCCGAGCTGCGCGAGCAAACCCGCCCCGTGGCGGCGCGCGACTACTGGGACGCGACCGCCCTGCGCCGCTACATCGCGCTGCGCGTGCTCAACGCCATCCTGATCGACCGCCAGCGCAGCGATCCCGCGCACGATCCGCTCGCGCCGCTGATCGAGGGCCTCGAACAAGGCGACTCGATCCTGATCTTCCCCGAAGGCACTCGCGGCGAGCAGCGTTTGCCGGCGCCGTTCAAGAGCGGCCTGTATCGGCTGGCGAGCCGCTTCCCCGACGTGGAACTGGTGCCGGTGTACCTGGAGAACCTGCACCGCAGCATGCCCAAGGGCCGCTACCTGCCGGTGCCGATCACGTGTTCGGTATGGTTCGGCAAACCCATCTCTTTGCAAGCGGGCGAGACCAGGGAAGACTTCCTGGCCCGGGCCCGGGAATCGATCGTGGAGCTGGCATGA
- a CDS encoding MCP four helix bundle domain-containing protein yields the protein MLNKLRIGPKLLLAPGIVLVLLLILATGAYLGMARQNQSLDTIMQERAVRLKAVGDLVAGTSRAHTEAYQLLAWLNAGFTFNRTDGLVRATHARHAALERQFARLERITQTDPAERRFVVEAQAAYGQYVKAVADALDIAIDDHAIAANAMSKAGRAFDVVAQRLEQLSLLEQALGERDYRAAEADFMTLSLWMPALVAAAVGLALLVTSAVRNALLTEVRAIGVAAVDLAEGNLAVKNREYGGDEIAATARALDTSVRNLNTTLKTILASAQALDAAARQVARSTAEVRARAERQAASLQQASGMVRALGADDSTNGYGDACAAIVEVDRVTQQSVARVRQAALDAGNLQHQAGLLSAAVARFKLEADGESGCFAADGVAAPLAGGPGVVRLRLASVRS from the coding sequence ATGCTGAACAAGCTGCGCATCGGCCCCAAGCTGTTGCTCGCGCCCGGCATCGTGCTGGTGCTGCTGCTGATCCTGGCGACCGGCGCCTATCTTGGCATGGCGCGGCAAAACCAGTCGCTCGACACCATCATGCAGGAACGCGCCGTACGCCTGAAGGCAGTCGGCGACCTGGTGGCCGGCACCAGCCGCGCCCATACCGAAGCTTACCAGTTGCTCGCCTGGCTCAACGCCGGCTTCACGTTCAATCGTACCGATGGCCTGGTGCGCGCAACCCACGCTCGCCACGCCGCGCTCGAGCGCCAGTTCGCCCGGCTCGAACGCATCACCCAGACCGATCCGGCCGAGCGCCGCTTCGTGGTGGAGGCGCAAGCCGCCTACGGGCAGTACGTGAAGGCGGTGGCCGACGCGCTCGACATTGCCATCGACGACCATGCGATTGCCGCCAATGCCATGTCCAAAGCTGGGCGCGCGTTCGACGTGGTGGCGCAGCGGCTCGAGCAGTTGTCGCTGCTCGAACAGGCGCTGGGAGAGCGCGATTACCGTGCTGCCGAAGCGGACTTTATGACGCTGTCGCTCTGGATGCCGGCGCTGGTGGCGGCGGCGGTGGGCCTGGCGCTGCTGGTGACGAGCGCCGTGCGCAACGCGCTGCTCACGGAGGTGCGCGCTATCGGCGTCGCTGCCGTGGACCTGGCTGAAGGCAACCTGGCAGTGAAGAACCGCGAATACGGCGGCGACGAAATCGCCGCGACCGCGCGCGCGCTCGACACCAGCGTACGCAATCTCAATACCACGCTCAAGACCATCCTGGCCTCCGCACAAGCGCTGGACGCTGCCGCGCGCCAGGTGGCGCGCAGCACTGCCGAAGTGCGCGCCCGCGCCGAGCGCCAGGCCGCCTCGTTGCAACAAGCCAGTGGCATGGTGCGGGCACTGGGCGCGGACGACAGCACGAACGGTTACGGCGACGCCTGCGCTGCGATCGTCGAAGTCGATCGCGTCACCCAGCAAAGCGTGGCGCGGGTACGCCAGGCCGCGCTCGATGCCGGCAACCTGCAACACCAGGCAGGGCTGCTGTCGGCGGCGGTGGCGCGTTTCAAACTGGAGGCCGACGGTGAATCCGGCTGCTTTGCCGCCGATGGCGTGGCAGCACCTTTGGCTGGCGGGCCGGGAGTGGTACGCCTGCGCCTGGCCTCGGTGCGCAGCTGA
- a CDS encoding histidine phosphatase family protein, with product MGILTDQPDDDVADLFTDTPVQKWPQKIWLVRHGQSAGNVARDAAEAAQLHLIDIADRDMDVPLSELGKRQAEAMSHWFRALGPDGQPTVVLYSPYVRARATAAAVIDKVGRDNLVASVVDERLREKEFGILDRLTPLGIHDKYPELAEQRQHVGKFYFRPPGGESWCDVILRLRSALDTIIREYRGERVLIVGHQVIVNCFRYLLERMDEETILAIDREADVPNCGITEYRYDPSLGRHGKLVLVQANFVAPLEDTGTPVTDQPDMPAAPKS from the coding sequence ATGGGCATACTCACAGACCAGCCGGATGACGACGTCGCCGACCTTTTTACCGACACGCCAGTGCAGAAGTGGCCACAGAAAATCTGGCTGGTGCGCCATGGCCAGAGCGCCGGCAACGTCGCGCGCGATGCCGCCGAAGCGGCGCAGTTGCACCTGATCGACATCGCCGACCGCGACATGGACGTGCCGCTGTCCGAGCTGGGCAAGCGCCAGGCCGAGGCCATGAGCCACTGGTTCCGGGCACTGGGCCCGGACGGCCAGCCCACCGTGGTGCTGTACTCGCCCTACGTGCGCGCCCGCGCCACCGCCGCTGCGGTCATCGACAAGGTGGGCCGCGACAACCTGGTGGCGTCGGTGGTGGACGAGCGCTTGCGCGAAAAGGAATTCGGCATCCTCGACCGCCTCACTCCCCTGGGCATCCATGACAAGTATCCGGAACTGGCCGAGCAGCGCCAGCACGTGGGCAAATTCTATTTTCGTCCGCCCGGCGGCGAGAGCTGGTGCGACGTCATCCTGCGCCTGCGCAGCGCGCTCGACACCATCATCCGCGAGTACCGCGGCGAACGGGTGCTGATCGTGGGCCACCAGGTGATCGTCAACTGCTTCCGCTACCTGCTCGAACGCATGGATGAAGAAACCATCCTGGCGATCGACCGCGAGGCCGATGTGCCCAACTGCGGCATTACCGAATATCGCTACGATCCCTCCCTGGGCAGGCACGGCAAGCTGGTACTGGTACAGGCCAATTTCGTCGCGCCGCTCGAAGACACCGGCACGCCCGTCACCGACCAGCCGGACATGCCGGCTGCGCCCAAGTCATGA
- a CDS encoding ABC transporter ATP-binding protein, with protein sequence MKTPIVHVAGLHKAFGKQPVLQGVNWTIEPGTIVGLLGRNGAGKSTLLECLLGLREADRGACTLLGEPVTALSDTVRANIGYVPQKSELFEWMTPIQMLDYFKALYPRWNAQKVTSLLARWGFDAQACGKPISKLSGGEKQRLSIIRALAHDPALLVLDEPVASLDPVGRRDFLHELVNDVIEHDTTVIFSTHILSDLERVALDVAFLQNGQIALQGALDELLESASRISGDAGAIDALRLQREVRRHGHADGSVTVLARLSAEEDAQLRARTGLKVDTLSLEDLFVEVTR encoded by the coding sequence ATGAAGACACCCATCGTCCATGTCGCCGGTCTGCACAAGGCATTCGGCAAGCAGCCGGTACTGCAAGGCGTCAACTGGACCATCGAACCGGGCACCATTGTCGGCTTGCTTGGCCGCAATGGCGCCGGTAAATCGACCCTGCTCGAGTGCCTGCTGGGTTTGCGCGAGGCCGATCGCGGCGCTTGCACACTGCTGGGCGAACCGGTCACAGCACTCAGCGACACCGTCCGCGCCAACATCGGCTACGTGCCGCAAAAGTCCGAGCTGTTCGAGTGGATGACGCCGATCCAGATGCTCGACTATTTCAAGGCCTTGTACCCGCGCTGGAACGCGCAAAAGGTCACCTCACTGCTGGCGCGCTGGGGGTTCGATGCCCAGGCCTGCGGGAAACCGATCAGCAAATTGTCGGGCGGCGAAAAGCAGCGCCTGTCGATCATCCGCGCGCTGGCCCACGATCCGGCGTTGCTGGTGCTCGACGAACCGGTGGCCAGCCTCGACCCCGTGGGCCGGCGCGACTTCCTGCACGAGCTGGTGAACGACGTGATCGAGCACGATACCACGGTGATCTTTTCCACCCACATCCTGTCCGACCTGGAACGGGTGGCGCTCGATGTCGCCTTCCTGCAGAACGGCCAGATCGCCTTGCAGGGCGCGCTTGACGAGCTGCTGGAAAGCGCGTCGCGCATCTCGGGCGACGCCGGCGCCATCGACGCGCTGCGCCTGCAACGCGAAGTGCGCCGCCACGGGCACGCCGATGGCAGCGTCACCGTACTGGCGCGCCTGAGCGCCGAGGAGGACGCACAACTGCGCGCCCGCACCGGCCTCAAGGTCGATACCCTGAGCCTGGAAGACCTGTTTGTCGAGGTGACCCGGTGA
- a CDS encoding PQQ-dependent sugar dehydrogenase codes for MTRTIPALRPARLAAHGCTLAIVLGLAACGGSSDDTVVVVNPPVNPGTPTAPTTPTVVASGLQAPWSIAFYKGTPLVSERDTDRIVAVGSNGALSEVAVIAGVNGGGEGGLLGIAVRDDYLYVYFTAGTQNRIVRYPLSGTGASIRLGAVQSILNGIPAASTHNGGRIAFGPDGMLYATAGDAANTARAQDMASLGGKILRMTPDGAVPRDNPFAGSYIYTLGHRNPQGIAWAADGTMYASEFGQNTWDELNRITAGANYGWPVVEGMGTDSRYTNPLQQWSTATASPSGMAISGNSIYIANLRGERLRQIPLATPSTAVDRYSGEYGRLRDVVVTPDGKLWMVTNNTDGRGTPRTGDDRIVSIPLD; via the coding sequence ATGACCCGCACCATCCCTGCGTTACGCCCGGCCCGGCTGGCCGCCCACGGTTGCACGCTTGCCATCGTTCTCGGACTGGCCGCGTGCGGCGGCTCCAGCGACGACACCGTGGTTGTCGTCAATCCGCCCGTCAATCCCGGTACGCCTACCGCGCCCACCACGCCGACAGTGGTGGCCAGCGGCTTGCAGGCGCCGTGGTCGATCGCGTTCTACAAGGGCACGCCGCTGGTGAGCGAGCGTGACACCGACCGCATCGTCGCCGTCGGCAGCAACGGCGCCTTGAGCGAGGTGGCGGTGATCGCCGGCGTGAATGGTGGCGGCGAAGGCGGCCTGCTCGGCATCGCCGTGCGCGACGATTACCTGTACGTGTATTTCACCGCAGGTACCCAGAACCGCATCGTGCGCTATCCGCTGTCGGGCACTGGCGCCAGTATCCGCCTGGGCGCGGTGCAGTCGATCTTGAACGGCATACCGGCCGCCAGCACCCATAACGGCGGCCGCATCGCGTTCGGCCCTGATGGCATGTTGTACGCCACCGCCGGCGACGCCGCCAACACCGCGCGCGCCCAGGACATGGCTTCATTGGGCGGCAAGATCCTGCGCATGACGCCGGACGGCGCGGTCCCGCGCGACAATCCCTTCGCCGGCTCGTACATCTACACGCTCGGCCACCGCAACCCCCAAGGCATCGCCTGGGCTGCCGACGGCACCATGTACGCGTCCGAATTCGGCCAGAATACCTGGGATGAACTGAACCGCATCACGGCCGGCGCCAACTATGGCTGGCCGGTGGTGGAAGGCATGGGTACGGACAGCCGCTACACCAATCCGCTGCAGCAGTGGAGCACCGCCACGGCCAGTCCCAGCGGCATGGCGATCAGCGGCAATTCGATCTATATCGCCAACCTGCGCGGCGAGCGGCTGCGGCAAATCCCGCTGGCCACGCCATCGACCGCCGTGGACCGCTACAGTGGCGAATACGGCCGCCTGCGCGACGTGGTGGTCACACCGGACGGCAAGCTGTGGATGGTGACCAATAACACCGACGGCCGCGGCACGCCGCGCACCGGCGACGACCGCATCGTCAGCATCCCGCTGGATTAG
- a CDS encoding GntR family transcriptional regulator, with translation MTAHTATLFSIATGSSEPIYRQLIEQVRRLVAAGMLAPGDALPSVREVALALAVNPMTVSKAYSMLEAEGLLSRARGIGMLVAERRSAAPSEAERMALIHPTMERLAAEARQLELDPATVLAMLEKLLKEQS, from the coding sequence ATGACTGCTCATACCGCCACGCTGTTTTCAATCGCGACCGGCTCGTCCGAGCCGATCTACCGGCAGCTGATCGAGCAGGTGCGCCGCCTGGTTGCGGCCGGCATGCTGGCGCCCGGTGATGCGCTGCCGTCGGTGCGCGAGGTGGCGCTGGCGCTGGCCGTCAACCCGATGACCGTCTCCAAGGCTTACAGCATGCTGGAAGCTGAAGGGCTGCTGTCGCGCGCCCGTGGCATCGGCATGCTGGTGGCCGAGCGCCGGTCTGCCGCGCCGAGCGAAGCCGAGCGAATGGCATTGATACACCCGACCATGGAACGCCTGGCCGCCGAGGCGCGCCAGCTCGAACTCGATCCGGCCACCGTACTGGCCATGCTGGAAAAACTTCTCAAGGAACAATCATGA
- a CDS encoding cupin domain-containing protein, with amino-acid sequence MTRTLLEQVAALRLGPDPTDQQLAEAGRLMLAWLASPDALPADVLSLPKAAGQQELLYPLHVTPDEPALYLVSDGPGVASPPHEHSTWAVIVGVSGNERNVLYQRDLASGALLPLRTVDIKAHDMIHLRADAIHATVAVDDLPTFHLHLYGKPLNELPPFASRCYPAEIAP; translated from the coding sequence ATGACGCGCACATTGCTGGAACAGGTGGCGGCCCTGCGATTGGGGCCCGACCCAACCGATCAACAACTGGCCGAGGCCGGACGGCTGATGCTCGCCTGGCTCGCTTCGCCTGACGCCCTGCCCGCCGATGTACTGAGCCTGCCCAAGGCTGCCGGCCAGCAAGAGCTGCTTTATCCGTTGCACGTCACCCCGGACGAGCCGGCGCTGTACCTCGTCTCCGACGGCCCCGGCGTGGCCAGCCCGCCGCATGAACACTCCACCTGGGCGGTCATTGTCGGCGTGTCCGGCAACGAGCGCAACGTGTTGTACCAGCGCGACCTGGCCTCTGGCGCCCTGCTCCCGCTGCGCACGGTCGATATCAAGGCGCATGACATGATCCACCTGCGCGCCGACGCCATCCATGCCACCGTCGCGGTGGATGATCTGCCGACGTTTCACCTGCACCTGTATGGCAAGCCGCTCAACGAGCTGCCGCCGTTCGCCTCCCGCTGCTACCCTGCCGAGATTGCCCCATGA
- a CDS encoding NAD(P)H-hydrate dehydratase, giving the protein MNAPAEHAGGGTAAEAVHDITAGMLRDWPLPMPGAHADKEVRGHVLIVAGSREMPGALLLAATAALRAGAGKLTIATAASVTAALGVALPEARVIGLEETPEGGLRARTPTDSADAADAASVMPALQQACERASAILIGPGMQDKQACAALVAALLPCCGKAPVILDAGAMCVAGGDDCMRFDTPVLLTPHAGELAGLTGEDKQHIAADPQAAARAAAQRLNAVVALKGSTTIITAPDGGTWSHTGGNTGLAISGSGDVLAGLIAGLAARGATLEQAAAWGVALHAMAGEQLSLRHGPLGYLAREISTEVPALLRALSAH; this is encoded by the coding sequence ATGAACGCCCCGGCCGAACACGCTGGCGGCGGCACGGCTGCCGAAGCTGTGCACGACATCACGGCCGGCATGCTGCGCGACTGGCCGCTGCCCATGCCGGGCGCGCACGCCGACAAGGAAGTGCGCGGCCACGTGCTGATCGTGGCCGGTTCGCGCGAAATGCCGGGCGCCCTGCTGCTGGCCGCCACCGCCGCCCTGCGCGCGGGCGCCGGCAAGCTGACCATCGCCACCGCTGCCAGCGTGACGGCGGCGCTGGGCGTGGCGTTGCCGGAAGCGCGGGTGATCGGGCTGGAGGAAACACCGGAGGGCGGACTGCGTGCACGAACGCCGACCGACTCAGCCGATGCAGCCGATGCAGCCTCAGTGATGCCAGCGCTGCAGCAAGCGTGCGAACGCGCCAGCGCCATCCTGATCGGTCCCGGCATGCAGGACAAGCAGGCCTGCGCCGCGCTGGTGGCAGCGCTGCTGCCCTGCTGCGGCAAGGCTCCGGTGATCCTGGACGCGGGCGCCATGTGCGTAGCAGGCGGTGACGACTGCATGCGCTTCGACACGCCGGTGCTGCTCACGCCTCACGCGGGGGAGCTGGCCGGACTGACCGGCGAAGACAAACAGCACATCGCCGCCGATCCGCAGGCGGCAGCGCGCGCAGCGGCGCAGCGGCTGAACGCGGTGGTAGCTCTCAAGGGCTCGACGACCATCATCACCGCACCCGATGGCGGCACGTGGTCGCACACGGGCGGCAATACCGGGCTGGCGATATCAGGATCGGGGGATGTACTGGCAGGATTGATCGCCGGCCTGGCTGCACGCGGCGCCACGCTGGAGCAAGCGGCTGCCTGGGGCGTGGCCTTGCACGCGATGGCCGGCGAACAGCTATCGCTGCGCCACGGCCCGCTCGGCTACCTGGCCCGCGAAATCAGCACCGAGGTGCCGGCGCTGCTGCGGGCGTTGTCGGCGCATTGA
- a CDS encoding phosphatidate cytidylyltransferase has translation MSASQKFWYLIGGLALVLVIASTIGFILRRRITTLRGQHIVHNMIERTNAWWGMVAILAVAFGAGRVSAILLFVLISYFALREFITLTPTPPGDHNALSIAFFVAIPFQYYLIWTNWYSLFTILIPVYGFLLLPSISVLSQDTGNFLERAAKIQWGLMITVYCISHAPALLMLDIAGYEGQNALLLLYMMLVAQSSDVFQYVFGTLFGKRKVAPLVSPNKTVEGLVGGGLCAIATGAAMWWITPFSPWESAGMAFAIVAMGFLGGLVMSAIKRSLGAKDWGSMIKGHGGMLDRLDSICFAAPVFFHLTRYCYT, from the coding sequence ATGAGCGCATCGCAAAAATTCTGGTATCTGATCGGCGGCCTGGCGCTGGTGCTCGTCATTGCCAGCACCATCGGCTTCATCCTGCGCCGCCGCATCACCACGCTGCGCGGCCAGCACATCGTACACAACATGATCGAGCGCACCAACGCCTGGTGGGGCATGGTCGCGATCCTGGCCGTGGCCTTTGGCGCCGGCCGCGTGAGCGCCATCCTGCTGTTCGTGCTGATCTCGTATTTCGCGCTGCGCGAATTCATCACGCTGACACCCACGCCGCCGGGCGACCACAACGCGCTGTCGATCGCATTTTTTGTCGCGATTCCATTCCAGTACTACCTGATCTGGACCAACTGGTATTCGCTGTTCACCATACTGATTCCCGTGTACGGCTTCCTGCTGCTGCCGTCGATCAGCGTGCTGTCGCAGGACACCGGTAATTTTCTCGAACGCGCTGCCAAGATCCAGTGGGGCCTGATGATCACCGTGTACTGCATCAGCCACGCGCCGGCGCTCCTGATGCTCGACATCGCCGGCTACGAAGGCCAGAACGCCCTGCTGCTGCTGTACATGATGCTGGTGGCGCAAAGCAGCGACGTGTTCCAGTACGTGTTCGGCACCCTGTTCGGCAAGCGCAAGGTGGCGCCGCTGGTCAGTCCCAACAAGACCGTGGAAGGCCTGGTGGGCGGCGGGCTATGCGCGATTGCCACCGGCGCGGCGATGTGGTGGATCACGCCGTTCTCGCCGTGGGAAAGCGCCGGCATGGCGTTCGCCATCGTGGCCATGGGTTTCCTCGGTGGGCTGGTGATGTCCGCCATCAAGCGCAGCCTCGGCGCCAAGGACTGGGGCAGCATGATCAAGGGACACGGCGGCATGCTGGACCGGCTCGATTCGATCTGCTTCGCCGCGCCGGTGTTCTTCCACCTGACGCGGTACTGCTATACCTAA
- a CDS encoding DUF421 domain-containing protein: MFELDLPWWELVLRAGLIYIALLVMMRFTGKRTVGQFTPFDLLVVMLLSEAVSNGLSAGEDSVAGALISAGTLMVLNASIAIATSRSEKFAKLVDGEAVLLGRDGQVFKDAMKRQHVAKGDFEQALREADCPLDKMKYVFLEANGQITVLREESSST; this comes from the coding sequence ATGTTCGAGCTGGACTTGCCCTGGTGGGAACTGGTGCTGCGCGCCGGCCTCATCTATATCGCCCTGCTGGTCATGATGCGCTTTACCGGCAAGCGTACGGTGGGCCAGTTCACGCCGTTCGACCTGCTGGTCGTGATGCTGCTCTCCGAAGCGGTATCGAACGGGCTGTCGGCCGGCGAAGATTCGGTCGCCGGCGCGCTCATTTCGGCCGGCACGCTGATGGTGCTTAACGCGTCGATTGCCATCGCCACGTCGCGCAGCGAAAAATTCGCCAAACTGGTCGATGGCGAAGCCGTGCTGCTGGGCCGCGATGGCCAAGTGTTCAAGGATGCCATGAAGCGCCAGCACGTTGCCAAAGGCGACTTCGAACAGGCGCTGCGCGAAGCGGACTGCCCGCTTGATAAAATGAAATATGTCTTCCTCGAAGCGAACGGCCAGATCACCGTGCTGCGGGAAGAGTCATCATCCACATAA
- a CDS encoding DUF6677 family protein: MKAKTKAVLISALLFPGLGHFVLKRAMRACLFIVPTLLAIGVLLRTTLALADQLVAEIQSGALPLDIPLIMERISAAGGDDTSTNVASLVIVVCWLGSILDAWWLERGK, translated from the coding sequence ATGAAAGCAAAAACCAAGGCAGTATTGATCTCGGCACTGCTGTTCCCCGGACTGGGCCACTTCGTGCTCAAGCGCGCCATGCGCGCCTGCCTGTTCATCGTACCGACCCTGCTGGCGATCGGCGTGCTGCTGCGTACCACGCTGGCCCTGGCCGACCAGCTGGTGGCGGAAATCCAGAGCGGCGCCCTGCCCCTCGATATTCCATTGATCATGGAGCGCATCAGCGCCGCCGGTGGCGACGACACCAGCACCAACGTGGCCTCGCTGGTGATCGTGGTGTGCTGGCTGGGGTCGATTCTCGATGCGTGGTGGCTTGAGCGCGGCAAGTAA
- the xth gene encoding exodeoxyribonuclease III, which translates to MRIATFNINGIGARLPALLQWLQETQPDVVCLQELKAPQEKFPEAALQEIGYEAIWHGQKSWNGVAILARGVKPIEVGRGLPGDSEDEQSRYIEAVVNGVLICGLYLPNGNPAPGPKFDYKLKWFERLIAHAAGLMEAGTPTVIAGDFNVMPTDLDVYKPERWLDDALFRPETRDAFHRLVAQGWTDALRTMHPGEKIYTFWDYFRNAYGRDAGIRIDHLLLSPGLAPHLKKAEVDRDVRGREKPSDHAPVWIELDLDGDH; encoded by the coding sequence ATGCGCATCGCCACCTTCAATATCAACGGCATCGGCGCCCGCCTGCCGGCCCTGCTGCAATGGCTGCAAGAAACCCAGCCCGACGTGGTCTGCCTGCAAGAGCTGAAAGCGCCGCAGGAAAAATTTCCAGAAGCGGCCCTCCAGGAAATCGGCTACGAGGCCATCTGGCACGGCCAGAAAAGCTGGAACGGCGTGGCCATTCTGGCGCGCGGCGTCAAACCGATCGAAGTCGGACGCGGCCTGCCCGGCGATTCCGAAGATGAACAGAGCCGCTATATCGAGGCCGTGGTCAACGGCGTGCTGATTTGCGGCCTGTACCTGCCCAACGGCAACCCGGCGCCCGGCCCCAAGTTCGATTACAAGCTCAAATGGTTCGAGCGCCTGATCGCGCACGCGGCCGGCCTGATGGAAGCGGGTACGCCCACCGTGATCGCCGGCGATTTCAATGTCATGCCCACCGACCTCGACGTGTACAAGCCGGAGCGCTGGCTTGATGACGCCCTGTTCCGCCCCGAAACGCGCGACGCCTTCCACCGCCTGGTGGCGCAAGGCTGGACCGACGCCCTGCGCACCATGCACCCGGGCGAAAAAATCTACACGTTCTGGGATTACTTCCGCAACGCGTACGGGCGCGATGCCGGCATCCGTATCGACCATTTGCTGCTGAGCCCGGGCCTGGCGCCGCACCTGAAAAAGGCCGAAGTGGACCGCGACGTCCGCGGCCGCGAAAAGCCCAGCGACCACGCACCGGTATGGATAGAACTCGACCTCGACGGAGACCATTGA
- a CDS encoding CDP-alcohol phosphatidyltransferase family protein: MTAPLQEETNRRPIAARSTGWARRFSAALARSSVTPNQISMLSIVFAAAGAAALLLMPGWPGLVLCALGIQGRLICNLLDGMVAMEGGKKSALGAVYNEFPDRAADSIFIVALGYAIGQPWLGWAGALAAALTAYVRVFGGALGLPQDFRGPMAKQHRMAVLTVACLGGAAEVALNGTQWLLLAAAWTIMIGSSITCVTRTSVMARLLRERA; the protein is encoded by the coding sequence ATGACTGCCCCCCTGCAAGAAGAAACCAATCGCCGCCCCATCGCTGCACGTTCCACCGGCTGGGCGCGCCGGTTCAGCGCTGCATTGGCGCGCTCGTCGGTCACGCCGAACCAGATTTCCATGCTCAGCATCGTATTTGCCGCTGCCGGCGCTGCCGCCCTGCTGCTCATGCCGGGCTGGCCGGGCCTGGTGCTATGCGCGCTCGGTATCCAGGGTCGGCTGATCTGCAACCTGCTCGATGGCATGGTGGCGATGGAAGGCGGCAAAAAGTCGGCGCTGGGGGCGGTGTATAACGAGTTTCCCGACCGCGCGGCCGATTCCATTTTCATCGTGGCGCTCGGCTACGCCATCGGACAGCCCTGGCTGGGCTGGGCCGGCGCGCTGGCCGCAGCCCTCACTGCGTACGTGCGGGTGTTCGGCGGCGCGCTGGGATTGCCGCAGGATTTTCGCGGGCCGATGGCCAAGCAGCACCGCATGGCCGTGCTGACCGTCGCCTGCCTGGGCGGTGCTGCCGAAGTGGCACTGAACGGCACCCAGTGGCTGTTGCTGGCGGCGGCGTGGACCATCATGATTGGTTCAAGCATCACCTGCGTCACGCGCACCAGCGTCATGGCGCGCTTGCTCAGGGAGCGCGCATGA